In a single window of the Pedococcus dokdonensis genome:
- a CDS encoding hemerythrin domain-containing protein translates to MTTTQTNAASHAVAAWPEQLSFPGQTAAHPGPVDMMMMYVMHHGFRRDLTAFAAAASATPPEDRTTWRALAARWELFAEVLHHHHSGEDAGLWPTLLERADEAERAVLVAMEAEHAEIDPILTACAAGFERLAHHADEDARAALAVRLSAARESLGRHLRHEETEAIAIIQRVLTNEEWEQVEVEHFRKDVPFSRVLAIVPWAAHDVPGPLRRQVFAKTGRPNHLLWLLTRRGFERRERLAFRYLDRD, encoded by the coding sequence ATGACCACCACCCAGACCAACGCCGCGTCGCACGCCGTCGCGGCCTGGCCGGAGCAGCTCAGCTTCCCGGGCCAGACCGCCGCCCACCCGGGTCCGGTCGACATGATGATGATGTACGTGATGCACCACGGCTTCCGTCGTGACCTCACCGCCTTCGCGGCGGCCGCCTCCGCGACACCCCCCGAGGACCGCACCACCTGGCGGGCGCTCGCCGCGCGCTGGGAGCTGTTCGCGGAGGTGCTGCACCACCACCACTCGGGCGAGGACGCCGGTCTCTGGCCGACCCTCCTCGAGCGGGCCGACGAGGCGGAGCGGGCGGTGCTCGTGGCGATGGAGGCCGAGCACGCCGAGATCGACCCGATCCTGACCGCCTGCGCGGCGGGGTTCGAGCGGCTCGCGCACCACGCCGACGAGGACGCGCGCGCGGCGCTCGCCGTGCGGCTCAGTGCCGCACGGGAGAGCCTCGGCCGGCACCTGCGCCACGAGGAGACCGAGGCGATCGCGATCATCCAGCGGGTGCTGACGAACGAGGAGTGGGAGCAGGTCGAGGTGGAGCACTTCCGCAAGGACGTGCCGTTCTCCCGGGTGCTCGCCATCGTGCCCTGGGCCGCGCACGACGTACCGGGTCCGCTGCGTCGCCAGGTCTTCGCCAAGACCGGTCGGCCCAACCACCTCCTGTGGTTGCTGACCCGGCGCGGCTTCGAGCGTCGCGAGCGCCTGGCGTTCCGCTACCTCGACCGCGACTGA
- a CDS encoding MMPL family transporter, whose amino-acid sequence MPAHLDRPTPRRSRFHGLSLYRLGSGAAAHPWRTLAAWAVLALLVAGLAATKGGTPQDDYNVPGARSQVGIDQLRAHLPGAGNTAARVVVHDRTGGRPSDAALTELATRLQSMPHVVQVFPAQRSADGDTAVVNVSYDAPVTDPDLMGKLDPLEQAVAPLKAGGLQVELGGELPESAAAPMEGRGELIGIVAALVILVFAFGSVVSAGLPIGTALVGLGVGSAGITLLAAATDVSTAAPMVATMVGLGVGIDYALLLVTRHAEYLAQGFSVTESAGRAAATAGRSVVFAASTVLVSLMGLRLAGLPVYSSFGFATGIAVLSVMAASLTLVPVLCRFAGRRLLPRAVRRDPAGTAAAAGSKAARVPLTARWAAKVAKRPLLWAMSAAIVMLTLAVPALDMRTWPQDPSSQSTQVTTRRAYDLVSAEYGAGSNGPLTVVVDRSRLDDAAVAALTRTLEARTDIVDVTPAVTSPDSAITVFDAIPAFGPTDERTPALVRDLRADLPAGAELTGGTAFFADIAEMLAGRLWIVIAFVVAVSVLLLAMVFRSVVIPVKAAVMNLLSIGAAYGVLTAVFQWGWATDLLGLDHPLAVSSWVPILMFAILFGLSMDYEVFLLSRIREDWARTGDSHGSVVRGLSATGRVISSAAAIMVAVFLGFASEVDVVVKQLGVGMAVAILLDATVVRMVLVPATMSLLGDWNWWVPRWLDRVLPHVRAEVEDDAPAAVSTPSEDEDLWERELDTVETH is encoded by the coding sequence ATGCCTGCCCACCTCGACCGGCCCACCCCACGCCGATCCCGCTTCCACGGACTCAGCCTCTACCGGCTCGGCTCCGGTGCCGCCGCCCACCCGTGGCGCACCCTGGCCGCCTGGGCCGTCCTCGCCCTCCTCGTCGCGGGTCTGGCCGCCACGAAGGGCGGTACCCCGCAGGACGACTACAACGTCCCGGGCGCCCGCTCGCAGGTCGGCATCGACCAGCTGCGCGCCCACCTGCCCGGCGCCGGCAACACCGCCGCCCGCGTCGTCGTGCACGACCGCACCGGCGGCCGGCCCAGCGACGCCGCGCTGACCGAACTGGCCACCCGGCTGCAGTCCATGCCCCACGTGGTGCAGGTCTTCCCGGCCCAGCGGTCGGCCGACGGCGACACGGCGGTCGTCAACGTCAGCTACGACGCCCCGGTCACCGACCCCGACCTGATGGGCAAGCTCGACCCGCTCGAGCAGGCCGTGGCCCCCCTGAAGGCCGGTGGCCTCCAGGTCGAGCTCGGTGGCGAGCTGCCCGAGAGCGCGGCCGCCCCCATGGAAGGGCGCGGTGAGCTGATCGGCATCGTCGCCGCCCTGGTCATCCTCGTGTTCGCCTTCGGCTCCGTGGTCAGTGCGGGCCTGCCGATCGGCACCGCGCTGGTCGGCCTCGGGGTCGGCAGCGCCGGCATCACCCTGCTCGCCGCCGCCACCGACGTCAGCACCGCCGCCCCGATGGTCGCCACCATGGTGGGCCTCGGCGTCGGCATCGACTACGCGCTGCTGCTCGTCACCCGGCACGCCGAGTACCTCGCCCAAGGCTTCAGCGTCACCGAGTCCGCCGGTCGCGCCGCGGCCACAGCCGGACGGTCCGTCGTCTTCGCGGCCAGCACCGTGCTCGTCTCGCTGATGGGTCTGCGCCTCGCCGGGCTCCCCGTCTACAGCTCCTTCGGGTTCGCGACCGGCATCGCGGTGCTGAGCGTGATGGCCGCCTCGCTGACCCTGGTGCCGGTGCTGTGCCGGTTCGCCGGTCGCCGGCTGCTGCCGCGAGCCGTGCGGCGCGATCCTGCCGGGACCGCTGCCGCTGCGGGCTCGAAGGCTGCTCGGGTGCCGCTCACGGCGCGCTGGGCGGCCAAGGTCGCCAAGCGCCCGCTCCTGTGGGCGATGTCGGCCGCGATCGTCATGCTCACCCTCGCGGTCCCCGCGCTCGACATGCGCACCTGGCCGCAGGACCCGAGCAGCCAGTCGACGCAGGTCACGACCCGTCGGGCCTACGACCTGGTCAGCGCCGAGTACGGCGCCGGCAGCAACGGCCCGCTCACGGTCGTGGTGGACCGCTCGCGGCTCGACGACGCCGCGGTGGCGGCCCTGACCCGGACCTTGGAGGCACGGACCGACATCGTCGACGTCACCCCCGCGGTCACCTCACCCGACTCGGCCATCACCGTGTTCGACGCGATCCCGGCCTTCGGGCCGACCGACGAGCGCACCCCGGCCCTGGTCCGCGACCTGCGGGCCGACCTGCCGGCCGGCGCCGAGCTCACCGGTGGGACGGCGTTCTTCGCCGACATCGCCGAGATGCTGGCCGGCCGGTTGTGGATCGTCATCGCCTTCGTGGTCGCCGTCTCGGTGCTGCTGCTGGCCATGGTGTTCCGGTCGGTCGTCATCCCGGTCAAGGCCGCGGTGATGAACCTGCTGAGCATCGGTGCCGCCTACGGCGTGCTCACCGCGGTGTTCCAGTGGGGTTGGGCGACCGACCTGCTCGGGCTCGACCACCCGCTGGCCGTCTCGAGCTGGGTGCCGATCCTGATGTTCGCCATCCTGTTCGGTCTCTCGATGGACTACGAGGTGTTCCTCCTCTCCCGCATCCGCGAGGACTGGGCGCGCACCGGCGACTCGCACGGCAGCGTGGTGCGCGGCCTGTCCGCCACCGGCCGGGTGATCTCGAGCGCGGCGGCGATCATGGTCGCGGTCTTCCTCGGGTTCGCCAGCGAGGTCGACGTCGTGGTCAAGCAGCTCGGGGTCGGCATGGCCGTGGCCATCCTGCTCGACGCGACCGTGGTCCGCATGGTCCTGGTCCCGGCCACCATGTCGCTGCTCGGCGACTGGAACTGGTGGGTGCCGCGCTGGCTCGACCGCGTCCTCCCGCACGTGCGTGCCGAGGTGGAGGACGACGCGCCTGCTGCCGTCTCCACCCCGTCCGAGGACGAGGACCTCTGGGAGCGCGAGCTCGACACCGTCGAGACGCACTGA
- a CDS encoding endonuclease/exonuclease/phosphatase family protein, which yields MRLTLLSYNIHSGVGLDGVLDLGRVADVIGASGADVVGLQEVDRHRREQSGFEDQPGFLAERLGMHLAYAANLDAEPAHPGAPRAQYGTALLSRLPFASSQNTLLPCFEGSEQRGLLDATVVVGDGALRVLGTHLQHDSETERTRQAEAVVAALDDRPTVLLGDLNTTPGAPAHACLASRLDDAWALVGEGEGHTFAAELPPRRIDYVWVGGGVRAVSAQVLPSVASDHSALRVEVEL from the coding sequence ATGCGCCTGACCCTGCTCAGCTACAACATCCACAGCGGTGTCGGGCTCGACGGCGTGCTCGACCTCGGCCGGGTCGCCGACGTCATCGGCGCCAGTGGTGCCGACGTGGTGGGGCTCCAGGAGGTGGACCGGCACCGCCGCGAGCAGAGCGGGTTCGAGGACCAGCCCGGCTTCCTCGCCGAGCGGCTCGGCATGCACCTCGCGTATGCCGCGAACCTCGACGCGGAGCCTGCCCACCCCGGGGCCCCCCGGGCCCAGTACGGCACCGCCCTGCTCAGCCGGCTGCCGTTCGCGTCGTCGCAGAACACCCTGCTGCCGTGCTTCGAGGGGAGCGAGCAGCGCGGGCTGCTCGATGCCACCGTGGTCGTCGGGGACGGGGCGCTCCGGGTGCTCGGGACGCACCTGCAGCACGACAGCGAGACCGAGCGCACCCGGCAGGCCGAGGCGGTCGTGGCCGCCCTCGACGACCGCCCGACCGTGCTGCTCGGCGACCTGAACACCACGCCCGGCGCACCGGCACACGCCTGCCTCGCCAGCCGGCTCGACGACGCCTGGGCGCTGGTCGGGGAGGGGGAGGGGCACACCTTCGCCGCGGAGCTGCCGCCGCGGCGGATCGACTACGTCTGGGTCGGCGGGGGAGTGCGGGCGGTCTCGGCACAGGTGCTGCCGTCGGTCGCCTCCGACCACAGCGCGCTGCGGGTGGAGGTCGAGCTCTAG
- the soxR gene encoding redox-sensitive transcriptional activator SoxR: protein METTDLLTVSEVAARSGFAPSALRYYERERLVEASRTAGGQRRYQRSVLRRLAFIRAASNVGLSLEEVRTELAGLPSGRTPTKSDWHRISAHWRTRLDEQVAALEALRDKLDSCIGCGCLSLKQCGISNPADKAAATDDAPGAAYLPPLLRRPTH from the coding sequence GTGGAGACCACCGACCTGCTCACCGTGTCGGAGGTGGCGGCCCGCAGCGGGTTCGCACCCTCGGCGCTGCGCTACTACGAGCGCGAGAGGCTGGTCGAGGCCTCGCGCACCGCGGGCGGGCAACGCCGCTACCAGCGCAGCGTGCTGCGGCGGCTGGCCTTCATCCGGGCGGCCAGCAACGTGGGGCTCAGCCTCGAGGAGGTCCGCACCGAGCTGGCCGGGCTGCCCTCCGGTCGCACGCCCACCAAGTCCGACTGGCACCGCATCTCGGCGCACTGGCGCACCCGGCTCGACGAGCAGGTCGCGGCCCTCGAGGCGCTGCGCGACAAGCTCGACTCGTGCATCGGGTGCGGCTGCCTGTCGCTCAAGCAGTGCGGCATCTCCAACCCCGCCGACAAGGCGGCTGCCACCGACGACGCCCCCGGCGCGGCATACCTCCCGCCGTTGCTCCGCCGGCCCACCCACTGA
- a CDS encoding mycothiol transferase has translation MTLGDLLVDSFERIRDGASAAVDGLTPDQLAQRPSERANSIGWLVWHLARVQDDHIADVADREQVWTSDGWHERFGLPFPAEDTGYGHTSDDVAKVRVGADDLKGYLAAVHAATAEFVGPLTPDDLNRVVDERWDPPVTLGVRLVSIVNDDDQHVGQAAFVRGLIT, from the coding sequence ATGACCCTCGGTGACCTGCTCGTCGACTCGTTCGAACGGATCCGTGACGGCGCGAGCGCGGCCGTCGACGGCCTCACCCCCGACCAGCTGGCCCAGCGACCATCGGAGCGGGCCAACTCGATCGGCTGGCTGGTCTGGCACCTCGCGCGGGTGCAGGACGACCACATCGCCGACGTCGCCGACCGCGAACAGGTGTGGACGAGTGACGGCTGGCACGAGCGGTTCGGGCTGCCGTTCCCCGCCGAGGACACCGGCTACGGCCACACGAGCGACGACGTGGCCAAGGTCCGGGTCGGAGCCGACGACCTGAAGGGCTACCTGGCAGCGGTGCACGCGGCCACGGCCGAGTTCGTCGGCCCGCTCACACCGGACGACCTCAACCGCGTCGTCGACGAGCGCTGGGACCCCCCGGTCACGCTGGGCGTGCGGCTGGTCAGCATCGTCAACGACGACGACCAGCACGTCGGCCAGGCCGCCTTCGTCCGGGGCCTGATCACCTAG
- a CDS encoding fructosamine kinase family protein, giving the protein MSGWQVCGCGGGLFVGEQPSSTVFRKGSRSAPEGYFRWEAAGLAWLADAPGGAAVVEVLEVAEQHLDLVKLSFANPDPAMAEAFGAALARTHDAGAPAFGSPPAGWEGDGFLGPATQLLPLGLTPEESWGSFFAEQRILPMLAAAVDLGLFHRSDRVVFERVARRLQDGEFDDGSAPARIHGDLWSGNIAWTPGGAVLIDPAAHGGHRETDLAMLALFGCPHWDFVVGGYLGQHRLDGQWPERVALHQLHPLLVHAVLFGSDYPRRALDLARRYR; this is encoded by the coding sequence ATGTCGGGATGGCAGGTGTGCGGCTGCGGCGGAGGGCTGTTCGTGGGTGAGCAGCCGTCATCGACCGTGTTCCGCAAGGGCAGCCGCTCGGCCCCCGAGGGCTACTTCCGCTGGGAGGCGGCCGGGCTCGCGTGGCTGGCCGACGCGCCCGGCGGGGCGGCGGTCGTCGAGGTGCTCGAGGTGGCCGAGCAGCACCTCGACCTCGTGAAGCTCTCGTTCGCGAACCCGGACCCCGCGATGGCCGAGGCGTTCGGGGCGGCCCTCGCCCGCACCCACGACGCCGGGGCGCCGGCCTTCGGCAGCCCGCCGGCGGGGTGGGAGGGCGACGGGTTCCTCGGCCCGGCCACCCAGCTGCTGCCGCTCGGGCTCACCCCCGAGGAGTCGTGGGGCTCGTTCTTCGCCGAGCAGCGGATCCTGCCGATGCTGGCGGCAGCGGTCGACCTCGGCCTGTTCCACCGCTCGGACCGGGTCGTGTTCGAGCGGGTGGCGCGGCGCCTGCAGGACGGGGAGTTCGACGACGGGTCGGCGCCGGCCCGGATCCACGGCGACCTCTGGTCGGGCAACATCGCCTGGACGCCTGGCGGTGCTGTGCTGATCGACCCGGCGGCGCACGGCGGTCACCGCGAGACCGACCTCGCGATGCTGGCGCTGTTCGGGTGTCCGCACTGGGACTTCGTCGTCGGGGGCTATCTGGGTCAGCACCGGCTGGACGGGCAGTGGCCGGAACGGGTCGCGCTGCACCAGCTGCACCCGCTGCTGGTGCACGCCGTGCTGTTCGGGTCGGACTACCCGCGACGGGCGTTGGACCTGGCCCGCCGCTACCGCTGA